One window of the Ammospiza nelsoni isolate bAmmNel1 chromosome 2, bAmmNel1.pri, whole genome shotgun sequence genome contains the following:
- the METTL21C gene encoding protein-lysine methyltransferase METTL21C, producing MISAQQPPFPNKIQRTMDCQSEEETCEEQYDSENCTCSSEDAESERGSPVTLKILQNWVPRVSHYFDKEHYTYVGHQIVIQESIEHFGAVVWPGALALSQYLEANQEQFNLKDKKVLEIGAGTGLLSIVACILGAHVTATDLPEVLENLSYNISRNTQNLNMHKPEVRKLVWGEGLNEDFPVSTYHYDFILATDVVYHHGALDPLLATMVYFCKPGTVLLWANKFRFSTDYEFLEKVCNIFNTTILAEFPESNVKLLKATVRKN from the exons ATGatctctgcacagcagccaccatTTCCCAACAAAATTCAAAGAACAATGGACTGCCAATCCGAGGAAGAAACATGTGAAGAGCAGTATGATTCTGAAAACTGCACTTGCAGCTCTGAGGATGCAGAATCTGAAAGAG GCTCACCAGTAACTCttaaaatactgcagaactGGGTTCCTAGAGTTTCACACTACTTTGATAAGGAGCACTATACATACGTTGGCCACCAGATTGTCATTCAGGAGTCCATAGAACACTTTGGAGCTGTGGTATGGCCAGGG GCACTGGCTTTATCTCAGTATCTGGAAGCAAATCAAGAACAATTCAACCTCAAAGACAAAAAAGTTTTGGAAATTGGTGCTGGAACAGGCTTGCTTTCCATTGTGGCCTGTATCTTAG GGGCTCATGTTACAGCTACTGATTTGCCAGAAGTTCTTGAAAATCTCTCATATAATATTTCAAGAAATACACAGAACTTGAATATGCACAAACCTGAAGTGAGAAAACTGGTATGGGGAGAAGGCCTCAATGAAGACTTTCCAGTATCAACTTACCATTATGATTTCATACTGGCAACTGATGTTGTGTACCATCATGGAGCTCTGGACCCCCTGCTAGCAACAATGGTGTACTTTTGTAAGCCAGGAACAGTATTACTATGGGCAAATAAATTCAGATTCAGTACAGACTACGAATTTTTAGAAAAAGTTTGCAATATATTTAACACAACCATTCTAGCAGAATTTCCAGAATCAAATGTCAAGCTACTTAAAGCCACAGTAAGAAAGAATTAA